One segment of Falco peregrinus isolate bFalPer1 chromosome 4, bFalPer1.pri, whole genome shotgun sequence DNA contains the following:
- the SOWAHC gene encoding LOW QUALITY PROTEIN: ankyrin repeat domain-containing protein SOWAHC (The sequence of the model RefSeq protein was modified relative to this genomic sequence to represent the inferred CDS: inserted 2 bases in 1 codon): MAEPAELRQESVVRFLAARGGRARNAELLEHFRDWLSPPEPGRRTAARHRFKELVNAVATVRQEPGTGVKYVHLRRRYCAPEPPXAAALTPGEEGAAAAAGDSAERPSPPPCPRAGAEEAGAPSAAGEDAGSRPQPSGRRGEPPRPSAAAGGGQRKGSRRGPPPGRGGGGEETAVAAGPGRPPPAEEGAVAEGAPGAAAQGGGRRSLREAARGGSPQLKRGALPGGGRGRDSDSASVASSSAEEEGSTTGAVALDPLEHAWMLSASDGRWESLEGLLSCEPALLCKRDFITGFTVLHWAAKHGRQELLATLVNFAQRHQLPVDINARTSGGHTALHIAAMHGHAEVVKLLVGAYDADVDIRDYSGRKAAQYLHQGTSGDMRSLVGALEEEEEEEGAAANGSGRWRLSKVLPSNLMSYRLSHHHHHHHSTGEEAEGTEGAAVPGKGKEMTRKASSSGRMKPRLNKIRFRTQIIHNTPSFRGDTEEEEHEEKSLKASFKLRPKSNVFG, from the exons ATGGCGGAGCCGGCGGAGCTGCGGCAGGAGTCGGTGGTGCGGTTTctggcggcgcggggcgggcgggcgcgcaACGCGGAGCTGCTGGAGCATTTCCGGGACTGGCTCAGCCCCCCGGAGCCCGGCCGCCGCACCGCCGCCCGCCACCGCTTCAAGGAGCTGGTCAACGCCGTGGCCACCGTGCGCCAGGAGCCCGGCACCGGCGTCAAGTACGTGCACCTCCGCCGTCGGTACTGCGCCCCggagccccc cgccgccgccctgacccccggggaggagggggcggcggcggcggcgggggacaGCGCAGAGCGACCGAGCCCGCCGCCCTGCCCGCGGGCGGGCGCTGAGGAGGCGGGGGCGCCGTCGGCGGCGGGCGAGGATGCCGGCAGCCGCCCTCAGCCCTCGGGGCGGCGGGGCGAGCCGCCCCGGccgagcgcggcggcgggcggaggcCAGCGGAAGGGCTCCCGGCGGGGACCGCCGCCCGGGCGCGGCGGAGGCGGCGAGGAGACTGCGGTAGccgcgggcccggggcggcccCCGCCGGCAGAAGAGGGGGCGGTGGCGGAGGGcgcccccggggcggcggcgcagGGAGGCGGCCGCAGGAGCCTGCGGGAAGCGGCGCGGGGCGGCTCGCCCCAGCTGAAGCGCGGCGCCCTGCCCGGGGGAGGCCGCGGCCGCGACTCAGACAGCGCCTCGGTGGCCTCGTCCTCCGCCGAGGAGGAGGGGAGCACTACCGGCGCCGTAGCCCTGGACCCCCTGGAGCACGCCTGGATGCTGTCGGCCTCGGACGGGCGGTGGGAGAGCCTGGAGGGGCTGCTGAGCTGCGAGCCGGCGCTGCTCTGCAAGCGGGACTTCATCACCGGCTTCACGGTGCTGCACTGGGCCGCCAAGCACGGgcggcaggagctgctggccacgctgGTCAACTTCGCCCAGCGGCACCAGCTGCCCGTGGACATCAACGCCCGCACCAGCGGCGGGCACACGGCGCTGCACATAGCCGCCATGCACGGCCACGCCGAGGTGGTGAAGCTGCTGGTAGGAGCCTACGACGCCGATGTGGACATCCGCGACTACAGCGGGCGCAAGGCTGCGCAGTACCTGCACCAGGGCACCTCGGGGGATATGCGGAGCCTCGTGGGGgccctggaggaggaggaggaggaggaaggggccGCTGCCAATGGGAGCGGGCGCTGGAGGCTCTCCAAGGTGTTGCCCTCCAACCTCATGAGCTACCGgctctcccaccaccaccaccaccatcacagCACTGGGGAGGAAGCTGAGGGCACTGAAGGGGCAGCGGTGCCAGGCAAGGGCAAGGAGATGACCAGGAAAGCCTCCAGCAGTGGGCGGATGAAGCCTCGGCTTAATAAGATCCGCTTCAGGACTCAGATCATCCACAACACGCCCTCCTTTCGCGGTGACACTGAGGAGGAAGAGCACGAGGAGAAATCCCTGAAAGCGTCGTTCAAGCTTAGGCCAAAATCCAATGTCTTTGGATAA